The Ovis canadensis isolate MfBH-ARS-UI-01 breed Bighorn chromosome 13, ARS-UI_OviCan_v2, whole genome shotgun sequence genome includes a region encoding these proteins:
- the YTHDF1 gene encoding YTH domain-containing family protein 1 isoform X1: MSATSVDPQRTKGQDNKVQNGSLHQKDTVHDNDFEPYLSGQSNQSNSYPSMADPYLSSYYPPSIGFPYSLNEAPWSTGGDPPIPYLTTYGQLSNGDHHFVHDAVFGQPGGLGSNIYQHRFNFFPENPAFSAWGTSGSQGQQAQSSAYGNSYTYPPSSLGGTIVDGQTGFHGDTLNKAPGMNSLEQGMVGLKIGDVTTSAVKTVGSVVSSVAMTGILSGNGGTNVPLPVSKPTSWAAIASKPAKPQPKMKAKSGPAIGGALPPPPIKHNMDIGTWDNKGPVPKAPAPQQVPASSAAPQPQPAMQPLPAQPPLPAPPQHTGPQQLPQTRWVAPRSRNAAFGQTGAPGSDSNSPGSAQPSTAPSTESHPILEKLKAAHSYNPKEFDWNLKSGRVFIIKSYSEDDVHRSIKYSLWCSTEHGNRRLDSAFRALGSKGPVYLLFSVNGSGHFCGVAEMKSPVDYGTSAGVWSQDKWKGKFDVKWIFVKDVPNSQLRHIRLENNDNKPVTNSRDTQEVPLEKARQVLRIIASYRHSTSIFDDFSHYERRQEEEEVVRKERQSRSKQ, encoded by the exons AGTAACAGTTACCCCTCCATGGCCGACCCCTACCTGTCCAGCTATTACCCGCCATCCATCGGATTCCCCTATTCCCTCAACGAGGCACCGTGGTCTACTGGAGGGGACCCTCCAATCCCCTACCTCACCACCTACGGACAGCTCAGTAACGGAGACCACCACTTCGTGCACGATGCCGTTTTCGGGCAGCCTGGGGGGTTGGGGAGCAACATCTACCAGCACAGGTTTAACTTCTTCCCTGAAAACCCTGCCTTCTCGGCCTGGGGGACGAGTGGGTCTCAGGGTCAGCAGGCTCAAAGTTCAGCCTACGGGAACAGCTACACCTACCCCCCAAGCTCCTTGGGTGGCACGATTGTGGATGGACAGACAGGCTTTCATGGTGATACCCTCAACAAGGCACCAGGAATGAAcagcctggagcagggcatggtggGCCTGAAGATTGGGGACGTCACCACCTCTGCGGTCAAGACAGTAGGGTCGGTCGTCAGCAGTGTGGCCATGACGGGCATCCTTTCTGGCAACGGTGGGACGAATGTGCCCCTGCCAGTGTCAAAGccaacctcatgggctgccattGCCAGCAAACCTGCTAAACCACAGCCGAAAATGAAGGCCAAGAGCGGGCCTGCCATCGGGGGGGCGCTGCCCCCACCACCTATTAAACATAACATGGACATTGGTACTTGGGACAACAAGGGGCCTGTGCCCAAAGCCCCGGCCCCCCAGCAGGTGCCAGCCTCCTCGGcggccccccagccccagccgGCCATGCAGCCTCTGCCCGCCCAACCTCCTCTTCCGGCCCCACCACAGCACacgggcccccagcagctgccccaGACCCGCTGGGTTGCCCCTCGCAGCAGAAATGCGGCGTTCGGGCAGACCGGGGCCCCCGGCAGCGACAGTAACTCCCCCGGGAGCGCCCAACCCAGCACAGCCCCGAGCACAGAGTCCCACCCCATCCTAGAAAAACTGAAAGCCGCCCACAGCTACAACCCCAAGGAGTTTGACTGGAACCTGAAGAGCGGGCGCGTGTTCATCATCAAGAGCTACTCGGAGGATGACGTGCACCGCTCTATCAAGTACTCGCTCTGGTGTAGCACAGAGCATGGCAACCGGCGCCTGGACAGTGCCTTCCGCGCCCTGGGCAGCAAGGGGCCTGTCTACCTGCTCTTCAGTGTCAATGGCAGTGGCCATTTTTGCGGGGTGGCCGAGATGAAGTCACCTGTGGACTATGGCACCAGCGCCGGGGTCTGGTCCCAGGACAAGTGGAAGGGCAAGTTTGACGTGAAGTGGATCTTTGTCAAGGATGTGCCCAACAGCCAGCTGCGGCACATCCGGCTGGAAAACAACGACAACAAGCCGGTCACCAACTCGCGTGACACCCaggaggttcccctggagaaggcacggCAGGTGCTGCGGATCATCGCCTCCTACAGGCACAGCACCTCCATCTTCGATGACTTCTCACACTATGAGAGgcgccaggaggaggaggaggtggtgcgCAAG GAACGGCAGAGTCGAAGCAAGCAGTGA
- the YTHDF1 gene encoding YTH domain-containing family protein 1 isoform X2, with amino-acid sequence MKHVGHQRGPPVQNGSLHQKDTVHDNDFEPYLSGQSNQSNSYPSMADPYLSSYYPPSIGFPYSLNEAPWSTGGDPPIPYLTTYGQLSNGDHHFVHDAVFGQPGGLGSNIYQHRFNFFPENPAFSAWGTSGSQGQQAQSSAYGNSYTYPPSSLGGTIVDGQTGFHGDTLNKAPGMNSLEQGMVGLKIGDVTTSAVKTVGSVVSSVAMTGILSGNGGTNVPLPVSKPTSWAAIASKPAKPQPKMKAKSGPAIGGALPPPPIKHNMDIGTWDNKGPVPKAPAPQQVPASSAAPQPQPAMQPLPAQPPLPAPPQHTGPQQLPQTRWVAPRSRNAAFGQTGAPGSDSNSPGSAQPSTAPSTESHPILEKLKAAHSYNPKEFDWNLKSGRVFIIKSYSEDDVHRSIKYSLWCSTEHGNRRLDSAFRALGSKGPVYLLFSVNGSGHFCGVAEMKSPVDYGTSAGVWSQDKWKGKFDVKWIFVKDVPNSQLRHIRLENNDNKPVTNSRDTQEVPLEKARQVLRIIASYRHSTSIFDDFSHYERRQEEEEVVRKERQSRSKQ; translated from the exons AGTAACAGTTACCCCTCCATGGCCGACCCCTACCTGTCCAGCTATTACCCGCCATCCATCGGATTCCCCTATTCCCTCAACGAGGCACCGTGGTCTACTGGAGGGGACCCTCCAATCCCCTACCTCACCACCTACGGACAGCTCAGTAACGGAGACCACCACTTCGTGCACGATGCCGTTTTCGGGCAGCCTGGGGGGTTGGGGAGCAACATCTACCAGCACAGGTTTAACTTCTTCCCTGAAAACCCTGCCTTCTCGGCCTGGGGGACGAGTGGGTCTCAGGGTCAGCAGGCTCAAAGTTCAGCCTACGGGAACAGCTACACCTACCCCCCAAGCTCCTTGGGTGGCACGATTGTGGATGGACAGACAGGCTTTCATGGTGATACCCTCAACAAGGCACCAGGAATGAAcagcctggagcagggcatggtggGCCTGAAGATTGGGGACGTCACCACCTCTGCGGTCAAGACAGTAGGGTCGGTCGTCAGCAGTGTGGCCATGACGGGCATCCTTTCTGGCAACGGTGGGACGAATGTGCCCCTGCCAGTGTCAAAGccaacctcatgggctgccattGCCAGCAAACCTGCTAAACCACAGCCGAAAATGAAGGCCAAGAGCGGGCCTGCCATCGGGGGGGCGCTGCCCCCACCACCTATTAAACATAACATGGACATTGGTACTTGGGACAACAAGGGGCCTGTGCCCAAAGCCCCGGCCCCCCAGCAGGTGCCAGCCTCCTCGGcggccccccagccccagccgGCCATGCAGCCTCTGCCCGCCCAACCTCCTCTTCCGGCCCCACCACAGCACacgggcccccagcagctgccccaGACCCGCTGGGTTGCCCCTCGCAGCAGAAATGCGGCGTTCGGGCAGACCGGGGCCCCCGGCAGCGACAGTAACTCCCCCGGGAGCGCCCAACCCAGCACAGCCCCGAGCACAGAGTCCCACCCCATCCTAGAAAAACTGAAAGCCGCCCACAGCTACAACCCCAAGGAGTTTGACTGGAACCTGAAGAGCGGGCGCGTGTTCATCATCAAGAGCTACTCGGAGGATGACGTGCACCGCTCTATCAAGTACTCGCTCTGGTGTAGCACAGAGCATGGCAACCGGCGCCTGGACAGTGCCTTCCGCGCCCTGGGCAGCAAGGGGCCTGTCTACCTGCTCTTCAGTGTCAATGGCAGTGGCCATTTTTGCGGGGTGGCCGAGATGAAGTCACCTGTGGACTATGGCACCAGCGCCGGGGTCTGGTCCCAGGACAAGTGGAAGGGCAAGTTTGACGTGAAGTGGATCTTTGTCAAGGATGTGCCCAACAGCCAGCTGCGGCACATCCGGCTGGAAAACAACGACAACAAGCCGGTCACCAACTCGCGTGACACCCaggaggttcccctggagaaggcacggCAGGTGCTGCGGATCATCGCCTCCTACAGGCACAGCACCTCCATCTTCGATGACTTCTCACACTATGAGAGgcgccaggaggaggaggaggtggtgcgCAAG GAACGGCAGAGTCGAAGCAAGCAGTGA
- the YTHDF1 gene encoding YTH domain-containing family protein 1 isoform X3 yields MADPYLSSYYPPSIGFPYSLNEAPWSTGGDPPIPYLTTYGQLSNGDHHFVHDAVFGQPGGLGSNIYQHRFNFFPENPAFSAWGTSGSQGQQAQSSAYGNSYTYPPSSLGGTIVDGQTGFHGDTLNKAPGMNSLEQGMVGLKIGDVTTSAVKTVGSVVSSVAMTGILSGNGGTNVPLPVSKPTSWAAIASKPAKPQPKMKAKSGPAIGGALPPPPIKHNMDIGTWDNKGPVPKAPAPQQVPASSAAPQPQPAMQPLPAQPPLPAPPQHTGPQQLPQTRWVAPRSRNAAFGQTGAPGSDSNSPGSAQPSTAPSTESHPILEKLKAAHSYNPKEFDWNLKSGRVFIIKSYSEDDVHRSIKYSLWCSTEHGNRRLDSAFRALGSKGPVYLLFSVNGSGHFCGVAEMKSPVDYGTSAGVWSQDKWKGKFDVKWIFVKDVPNSQLRHIRLENNDNKPVTNSRDTQEVPLEKARQVLRIIASYRHSTSIFDDFSHYERRQEEEEVVRKERQSRSKQ; encoded by the exons ATGGCCGACCCCTACCTGTCCAGCTATTACCCGCCATCCATCGGATTCCCCTATTCCCTCAACGAGGCACCGTGGTCTACTGGAGGGGACCCTCCAATCCCCTACCTCACCACCTACGGACAGCTCAGTAACGGAGACCACCACTTCGTGCACGATGCCGTTTTCGGGCAGCCTGGGGGGTTGGGGAGCAACATCTACCAGCACAGGTTTAACTTCTTCCCTGAAAACCCTGCCTTCTCGGCCTGGGGGACGAGTGGGTCTCAGGGTCAGCAGGCTCAAAGTTCAGCCTACGGGAACAGCTACACCTACCCCCCAAGCTCCTTGGGTGGCACGATTGTGGATGGACAGACAGGCTTTCATGGTGATACCCTCAACAAGGCACCAGGAATGAAcagcctggagcagggcatggtggGCCTGAAGATTGGGGACGTCACCACCTCTGCGGTCAAGACAGTAGGGTCGGTCGTCAGCAGTGTGGCCATGACGGGCATCCTTTCTGGCAACGGTGGGACGAATGTGCCCCTGCCAGTGTCAAAGccaacctcatgggctgccattGCCAGCAAACCTGCTAAACCACAGCCGAAAATGAAGGCCAAGAGCGGGCCTGCCATCGGGGGGGCGCTGCCCCCACCACCTATTAAACATAACATGGACATTGGTACTTGGGACAACAAGGGGCCTGTGCCCAAAGCCCCGGCCCCCCAGCAGGTGCCAGCCTCCTCGGcggccccccagccccagccgGCCATGCAGCCTCTGCCCGCCCAACCTCCTCTTCCGGCCCCACCACAGCACacgggcccccagcagctgccccaGACCCGCTGGGTTGCCCCTCGCAGCAGAAATGCGGCGTTCGGGCAGACCGGGGCCCCCGGCAGCGACAGTAACTCCCCCGGGAGCGCCCAACCCAGCACAGCCCCGAGCACAGAGTCCCACCCCATCCTAGAAAAACTGAAAGCCGCCCACAGCTACAACCCCAAGGAGTTTGACTGGAACCTGAAGAGCGGGCGCGTGTTCATCATCAAGAGCTACTCGGAGGATGACGTGCACCGCTCTATCAAGTACTCGCTCTGGTGTAGCACAGAGCATGGCAACCGGCGCCTGGACAGTGCCTTCCGCGCCCTGGGCAGCAAGGGGCCTGTCTACCTGCTCTTCAGTGTCAATGGCAGTGGCCATTTTTGCGGGGTGGCCGAGATGAAGTCACCTGTGGACTATGGCACCAGCGCCGGGGTCTGGTCCCAGGACAAGTGGAAGGGCAAGTTTGACGTGAAGTGGATCTTTGTCAAGGATGTGCCCAACAGCCAGCTGCGGCACATCCGGCTGGAAAACAACGACAACAAGCCGGTCACCAACTCGCGTGACACCCaggaggttcccctggagaaggcacggCAGGTGCTGCGGATCATCGCCTCCTACAGGCACAGCACCTCCATCTTCGATGACTTCTCACACTATGAGAGgcgccaggaggaggaggaggtggtgcgCAAG GAACGGCAGAGTCGAAGCAAGCAGTGA